A window from Triticum aestivum cultivar Chinese Spring chromosome 6D, IWGSC CS RefSeq v2.1, whole genome shotgun sequence encodes these proteins:
- the LOC123142489 gene encoding probable LRR receptor-like serine/threonine-protein kinase At4g29180 has product MHTTNHKGFISIDCGIPVNSSYQDPSSKIIYVSDYGYVTSGENCNISSVYIKPSQAKRNLNVRFFQHGARNCYTLRSLVAGNKYFVRALFYYRNYDGLNKLPIFDLYMGPNYWHEDNISVVGAVKWIDIIVVAPADYLHVCLVNKGMGTPFISGLDLRPLRITIYPGVNASQSLVLISSNRFNLGSTDNRIMR; this is encoded by the exons ATGCATACTACTAATCACAAAG GTTTCATAAGCATCGATTGTGGCATCCCGGTGAACTCCTCCTACCAAGATCCCAGCTCAAAGATAATATATGTCTCAGACTATGGATACGTCACCTCAGGAGAAAACTGCAACATCTCCTCAGTTTACATCAAGCCTTCACAGGCAAAGCGCAACCTCAATGTCCGGTTCTTTCAGCATGGAGCACGCAATTGCTACACCCTGAGGTCCTTGGTGGCAGGAAACAAGTACTTCGTCCGTGCGCTTTTTTACTACAGAAACTATGATGGCCTTAACAAACTTCCTATCTTTGATCTGTACATGGGGCCAAACTACTGGCATGAAGATAATATCAGTGTTGTAGGAGCAGTCAAATGGATTGACATCATAGTTGTCGCTCCTGCTGACTACCTGCATGTTTGTCTGGTGAACAAAGGGATGGGAACTCCATTTATTTCTGGGTTGGATCTGAGGCCACTGAGGATTACTATTTACCCAGGGGTAAATGCAAGTCAATCTCTGGTGCTGATTAGCTCCAATCGGTTCAATTTAGGGTCCACGGACAATCGCATAATGAG GTGA
- the LOC123141215 gene encoding cellulose synthase-like protein E6 → MERRLFETVRHGGRALYRLHAVTVAASTLLVLYYRATRVPGSGGRRAAWLGMLAAELWYAAYWVVTQSVRWSPVRRCTFRDRLTARYGDRLPGVDIFVCTADPLSEPPSLVISTILSVMAYNYLAEKLSVYLSDDGGSVLTFYAMWEASLFAKHWLPFCKRYNIEPRSPAAYFSESYQDLCTPKEWSFIKDMYDEMTERIDTAVISRKIPEEIRSNHKGFYEWNPEITSKNHQPIVQVLIDGKDQKGVDSEGNVLPTLVYMAREKRPQHHHNFKAGAMNALIRVSSVISNSPVIMNVDCDMYSNNNDTIRDALCFFLDEEMGHKIGFVQYPQNYNNMTKNNLYGNSLHVINEVEMGGMDSLGGPLYVGTGCFHRREILRGKRFTKDYQEDWNGGIKGRIQDTSIGEIEEKAKSLATCTYEHDTQWGDEIGLKYGCPVEDVITGLAIHCRGWESVYSNPTRPAFMGLGPTTLAQTLLQHKRWSEGSFSIFLSKYCPFLFGHGKTNLRHQMGYCIYGLWAPNSLPTLYYVVIPSLALLKGIPLFPKITSPWIAPFIYAFCVKNMYSLYEALSCGDTLKGWWNGQRMWLVKRITSFLFGAIDTVRKLLGLSKMTFVVTPKVSIEDESKRYEEEIMEFGSSTPEYVIIATIALLNLVCLLGGLSQIMTGAWNIHLDAFSPQLILCGMLVITNMPFYEAMFLRNDKGKIPFTVTLASFGFVMLDFLVPIV, encoded by the exons ATGGAGAGGCGGCTGTTCGAGACGGTGAGGCACGGCGGCAGGGCGCTGTACAGGCTCCACGCCGTCACGGTGGCCGCCTCAACGCTCCTGGTGCTCTACTACCGGGCGACGCGCGTGCCGGGCTCCGGCGGGAGGCGGGCGGCGTGGCTGGGGATGCTGGCGGCGGAGCTCTGGTACGCGGCCTACTGGGTCGTCACGCAGTCGGTGCGCTGGAGCCCCGTCCGACGCTGCACCTTCAGGGACAGGCTCACCGCCAG GTACGGAGACAGGCTACCTGGTGTGGACATCTTTGTATGCACTGCAGACCCACTTTCAGAGCCACCAAGTCTCGTCATCTCCACCATTCTATCGGTCATGGCATACAATTACCTAGCCGAAAAATTAAGTGTGTACCTTTCTGATGACGGAGGCTCGGTCCTCACTTTCTACGCTATGTGGGAAGCCTCCTTATTTGCAAAGCATTGGCTACCATTCTGCAAGAGATATAACATTGAGCCAAGGTCACCGGCTGCTTATTTCTCAGAGTCATATCAAGATTTGTGCACCCCAAAAGAATGGTCATTTATCAAG GACATGTATGATGAAATGACTGAGCGCATAGATACGGCTGTCATATCACGCAAAATTCCTGAAGAGATCAGATCAAATCATAAAGGGTTTTATGAATGGAATCCAGAAATTACCTCAAAAAATCACCAGCCAATTGTGCAG GTTCTGATAGATGGCAAAGACCAAAAGGGAGTTGATAGTGAAGGAAATGTGCTTCCAACCCTTGTTTACATGGCACGTGAGAAGAGGCCTCAGCATCACCATAACTTCAAAGCTGGGGCAATGAATGCTCTG ATAAGGGTATCATCAGTGATAAGCAACAGCCCTGTCATCATGAATGTGGACTGTGATATGTATTCCAACAACAACGATACCATCAGAGATGCATTGTGCTTTTTCCTTGACGAAGAAATGGGTCACAAGATCGGTTTTGTGCAGTATCCTCAGAACtataacaacatgaccaagaataATCTATATGGGAACTCCCTCCATGTCATCAATGAG GTGGAGATGGGTGGTATGGACAGTTTGGGTGGACCTCTGTATGTTGGCACTGGATGTTTCCACAGAAGGGAGATCCTTCGCGGCAAGAGGTTCACCAAAGACTATCAAGAAGACTGGAACGGAGGGATCAAGGGTAGAATACAAGATACTAGCATAGGTGAGATTGAAGAGAAAGCAAAGTCTTTAGCAACCTGCACATATGAACATGACACACAATGGGGAGATGAGATTGGGTTGAAGTATGGTTGCCCCGTGGAGGATGTAATCACCGGATTGGCGATACATTGCAGAGGATGGGAGTCAGTCTACAGCAATCCTACAAGACCAGCGTTTATGGGTCTAGGTCCAACGACACTTGCTCAGACACTACTGCAACACAAGAGATGGAGCGAGGgtagtttctcaatctttctgtcAAAATACTGCCCCTTCTTGTTTGGGCATGGAAAAACCAACTTACGACATCAAATGGGCTACTGTATCTATGGGCTATGGGCACCCAATTCACTCCCTACCCTGTATTATGTTGTCATCCCTTCACTAGCCCTCCTCAAAGGCATCCCCCTTTTCCCCAAG ATTACGAGTCCATGGATCGCACCCTTCATATATGCCTTCTGTGTGAAGAACATGTACAGCCTATATGAGGCATTATCATGTGGAGACACGTTGAAAGGATGGTGGAACGGACAAAGGATGTGGTTGGTTAAGAGAATAACCTCGTTTCTCTTTGGAGCCATTGACACAGTTCGAAAGCTATTAGGGCTATCAAAGATGACATTTGTGGTTACACCAAAGGTAAGCATTGAAGATGAATCCAAGAGGTATGAGGAAGAAATTATGGAATTCGGGTCATCGACTCCGGAATATGTGATCATCGCAACTATCGCGTTACTCAACCTTGTTTGCCTCCTGGGAGGGCTAAGCCAAATCATGACAGGTGCATGGAATATACACTTGGATGCATTTTCCCCCCAACTCATTCTTTGTGGGATGCTAGTGATAACCAATATGCCATTCTATGAAGCAATGTTCCTGAGGAATGACAAAGGCAAAATACCATTCACAGTAACATTAGCTTCTTTTGGCTTTGTGATGTTGGACTTTCTGGTGCCAATAGTTTAA